A single Methanofastidiosum sp. DNA region contains:
- a CDS encoding Coenzyme F420 hydrogenase/dehydrogenase, beta subunit C-terminal domain has protein sequence MKPKVGVFQLASCSGCLLSHLDTGKITEFLDEYDVKYYPLVIDARKIPEELDLAVFEGAVGTIEKGHMKLVTDIRQKSKKVAALGACAVTTGILMHSAGNQMPMPETDAFLPISELVKVDYAIPGCPPSPEIIERFFDAFLRNDENYLQAFTNIEENSEVNIRYITQRALCISCGLCTAVCPTLALSDIEGKPVLRDEICVKCGECRFQCPRSYMPLEYINETVFKDESTSIDEYLGRYMSIYTARATNQEILKTAQSGGTTTALMNYCLDSRIIDGILTGGKDKEKYWLARSALVTDYDELLETTGTTYNLCPTLNILKDAATSNYLKNIAIVGLPCVHQAVRKLEIYPLSLRSVIDKISLRVGLFCTHNFRYNAMLKMMEELGEIRAEDTYKVDIGAGNYVIYSVSGDIQKIPIDIVREYEQESCSICPDFTSELSDISIGSIGAPEGWNTVIVRTKTGQKAFEAAVQEGYLEIGKEGKMPVDIEIVKKLSKIKKNRSKKKIEKRKMYNLKVPF, from the coding sequence GTGAAACCAAAAGTTGGCGTATTTCAGCTAGCATCATGTTCGGGATGTCTTTTGTCTCATCTAGATACTGGAAAGATTACAGAATTTCTTGATGAATACGATGTAAAATATTACCCGCTAGTTATAGACGCTCGAAAAATCCCCGAAGAATTAGATCTAGCCGTATTTGAGGGTGCGGTAGGGACGATTGAAAAAGGGCACATGAAACTTGTAACAGACATAAGACAAAAATCAAAAAAAGTTGCAGCTTTAGGAGCATGTGCTGTAACTACCGGAATACTAATGCACTCTGCAGGAAATCAAATGCCTATGCCAGAAACAGATGCTTTTTTACCAATTAGTGAACTCGTAAAAGTAGATTATGCCATACCTGGATGTCCACCCAGTCCTGAAATCATCGAAAGATTTTTTGATGCGTTTCTAAGAAACGATGAAAATTATCTCCAAGCTTTCACAAACATTGAAGAGAATTCGGAGGTTAATATTAGGTATATAACCCAAAGAGCACTTTGTATTTCATGCGGACTTTGTACTGCAGTATGTCCCACTTTGGCTTTATCGGATATAGAAGGAAAACCGGTTTTAAGGGACGAAATATGTGTAAAATGTGGGGAATGCAGATTCCAATGCCCAAGAAGTTACATGCCCCTAGAATACATAAATGAAACGGTCTTTAAAGATGAAAGCACCTCCATTGATGAATATCTTGGGAGATATATGTCAATCTATACAGCAAGAGCCACTAATCAAGAGATATTAAAAACTGCACAAAGTGGCGGAACAACAACAGCGCTTATGAATTATTGTCTTGACTCTAGAATAATTGACGGCATTTTAACAGGCGGTAAAGACAAAGAGAAATACTGGCTTGCAAGGTCTGCGCTTGTAACAGATTACGATGAACTCCTTGAAACAACTGGAACAACATACAATCTTTGCCCAACATTAAACATATTAAAAGATGCTGCAACTTCAAACTATCTAAAAAATATAGCCATAGTTGGGCTTCCATGTGTTCATCAGGCAGTAAGAAAACTTGAGATATACCCCCTATCTCTCAGAAGTGTAATTGACAAAATTTCCCTCAGAGTTGGATTGTTTTGTACACATAATTTTAGGTATAATGCAATGCTAAAGATGATGGAGGAATTAGGCGAAATACGGGCTGAAGATACATACAAAGTAGATATAGGCGCTGGCAATTATGTCATCTATTCAGTTTCAGGAGATATCCAAAAGATACCCATAGATATAGTCAGGGAATATGAACAAGAAAGCTGTTCAATCTGCCCAGATTTCACTTCAGAACTTTCAGATATCTCAATCGGATCAATTGGGGCCCCCGAAGGGTGGAATACTGTAATCGTGCGAACTAAAACAGGCCAGAAAGCTTTTGAAGCAGCAGTCCAAGAAGGTTACCTTGAAATAGGAAAAGAAGGCAAGATGCCAGTTGATATAGAGATTGTAAAAAAACTTTCGAAGATTAAAAAGAACAGAAGTAAAAAGAAAATAGAGAAAAGAAAGATGTACAATCTAAAAGTTCCATTCTAG
- a CDS encoding biotin transporter BioY, with protein MLKSKELSLVALFAALTAVGGFISIPFYPVPLTLQVFFVLLSGAILGKKLGALSQMIYLGLGAIGAPVFHNFTGGIGILLGPTGGFIIGFVPGSYVAGLFYEKFNSNKIHFSGLLLSIVPIYAIGVLWLSLITGMSLEKAILVGGIPFIPGDFVKSIIVFLVEKKVKNYLKFNI; from the coding sequence ATGCTAAAATCAAAAGAACTTTCTCTCGTTGCTTTGTTTGCAGCGCTTACTGCGGTTGGAGGATTTATTTCAATTCCTTTTTATCCTGTACCTTTGACTCTTCAAGTATTTTTTGTCTTACTCTCTGGCGCAATTTTAGGTAAAAAATTAGGCGCGTTAAGTCAGATGATATATCTTGGGCTAGGCGCAATAGGGGCGCCAGTTTTCCACAATTTCACAGGTGGGATCGGAATTTTGCTTGGTCCAACTGGGGGCTTTATCATTGGCTTTGTGCCAGGTTCTTATGTGGCCGGTTTATTTTATGAAAAATTCAACAGCAATAAAATCCATTTTTCCGGGCTTTTACTATCTATAGTTCCAATATATGCAATAGGAGTCCTCTGGCTTTCGTTAATTACTGGGATGTCACTAGAAAAAGCTATTCTTGTGGGAGGAATTCCCTTTATTCCTGGAGATTTTGTAAAGTCAATTATAGTATTTCTAGTTGAAAAAAAAGTCAAAAATTATCTCAAATTCAATATTTGA
- a CDS encoding tetratricopeptide repeat protein, translating into MNMAKIKFLNIQKSKVIPIFFLILILISVVSANEMSVKFTNKPKGDMIMSMRLIDHSQDSVGKLLVTTGFKRGESYENGYIYLFNYNGEILWNKEIGNVDGTMSSIRDSLPNPPDVDITRFYPKDAYGVDFNGNGQKDILLLTESHFYILTEQGMGKKYFKSVPMKEIKSADIFGEGKEVALLAGVNASMISYNGYDYTFSTIAKPSKPLSSITSANLDSDIEREIIVGGENISGEGNISVYDYNSSTANWTKIHSYITGAGMTIKKVIAINLDNGSEYQVGDEKIEILALSEKYVYCFHTKDGGTLNLLWLYPIKQGSDLLVANIIGDGNLEVIAAGEKVYVLDKTGARIWESNLGKVISNIHSSDLNEDGHGEIVAGASSTYRSNKAYGEIFLLDGLGHLLWQSNENYMTEYVVIKDMDHNGTLDLIIANYTNVISGYENMMGANKADMYFSQALASFNNENYRDALVYFKVAREEYKKDKNTNKTLEADDYIQKCELFLNTGSSYEMGVYFFGMGEYQKSILYFEEAKKASINKQDFDAALKADEMIEKANRYVEAQNYLDEANKYVSEENFDKAYSSYNNALVIYQRLGDNQKITLIQNNMLKIDNYKKALDYFDMGKSYFSSKDYQNAKSYFQKASAEFNNLGDVGRVSSCEDYISKCNQLLESSKGISSVNNMLLYGGILIGFLLLIVLLLFFLLLK; encoded by the coding sequence ATGAATATGGCTAAAATAAAATTTTTAAATATTCAAAAATCAAAAGTCATTCCTATATTTTTTTTAATCTTGATACTCATATCTGTTGTTTCTGCCAATGAAATGTCTGTGAAATTCACAAACAAGCCGAAGGGCGATATGATAATGTCTATGAGATTAATTGATCATTCTCAAGATTCCGTGGGAAAACTACTTGTCACAACTGGATTCAAAAGAGGGGAATCGTATGAAAATGGGTATATTTATCTCTTCAACTATAATGGTGAAATACTTTGGAATAAAGAAATAGGCAATGTTGATGGAACAATGAGCTCGATAAGGGATTCACTTCCAAACCCTCCCGACGTTGATATAACAAGATTCTACCCAAAAGATGCATACGGTGTTGATTTTAATGGTAATGGGCAAAAAGATATTCTACTCTTAACTGAATCACATTTTTACATACTTACTGAACAGGGCATGGGTAAGAAATACTTCAAATCTGTACCAATGAAAGAAATTAAATCTGCAGATATATTCGGAGAAGGTAAAGAAGTTGCTCTTTTAGCGGGTGTCAATGCAAGTATGATTAGTTATAACGGATATGATTACACTTTTTCAACAATTGCAAAACCATCAAAACCCCTAAGTAGCATCACTTCTGCAAATCTTGATTCTGACATTGAAAGAGAGATTATAGTAGGGGGAGAAAATATCTCAGGTGAGGGAAATATATCTGTTTATGATTACAACTCTTCAACAGCCAATTGGACTAAGATACACTCTTACATTACTGGTGCAGGCATGACCATTAAGAAAGTTATAGCAATAAATCTCGATAATGGAAGCGAATACCAAGTAGGTGATGAAAAAATAGAGATTCTTGCACTATCTGAGAAATACGTTTACTGTTTCCATACAAAAGATGGTGGTACTCTTAATCTTTTGTGGTTATATCCAATAAAACAGGGGTCTGATCTCCTAGTGGCAAACATTATTGGAGATGGAAATCTAGAAGTAATCGCAGCAGGAGAAAAAGTTTATGTTCTTGATAAAACAGGCGCAAGAATATGGGAGAGTAATTTAGGTAAGGTCATATCAAATATTCATTCCTCTGATCTTAATGAAGATGGGCATGGTGAAATTGTTGCAGGCGCTTCTTCCACATATAGGTCTAACAAGGCTTATGGGGAGATATTTCTTTTAGATGGACTAGGCCATCTTTTATGGCAATCTAATGAGAATTACATGACCGAATATGTTGTCATCAAGGATATGGATCATAATGGAACTCTTGATTTAATTATAGCTAATTATACAAATGTTATTTCTGGCTATGAAAACATGATGGGTGCAAATAAGGCTGATATGTATTTCAGTCAGGCATTGGCTTCTTTTAACAATGAAAATTATAGAGACGCTCTTGTATATTTTAAAGTAGCAAGAGAAGAGTATAAAAAAGATAAAAATACCAACAAAACCTTAGAAGCAGACGATTATATCCAGAAGTGCGAGCTTTTTTTGAACACTGGCTCTTCTTATGAAATGGGGGTATACTTCTTTGGTATGGGAGAATACCAGAAGTCAATACTTTATTTTGAAGAGGCAAAAAAAGCATCAATTAACAAACAAGACTTTGATGCGGCATTAAAAGCAGATGAGATGATTGAAAAGGCAAATAGGTATGTGGAAGCTCAGAATTATTTAGACGAGGCCAATAAATATGTTTCCGAAGAAAACTTTGACAAAGCTTATTCATCCTATAACAATGCACTCGTAATTTACCAAAGGCTAGGGGATAATCAAAAAATTACTCTTATTCAGAATAACATGTTAAAAATTGATAATTATAAGAAAGCTTTAGACTATTTTGACATGGGAAAGAGCTATTTCTCTTCAAAAGACTATCAAAATGCAAAATCATACTTTCAAAAAGCAAGTGCAGAATTCAATAATCTTGGCGATGTAGGGAGAGTATCTTCATGTGAAGATTATATCTCCAAATGCAACCAACTTCTAGAATCATCCAAAGGGATAAGTTCTGTTAATAACATGCTTCTTTATGGCGGAATACTTATAGGATTCTTACTTTTGATAGTATTACTACTATTTTTCTTACTGCTTAAGTGA
- a CDS encoding ATP-dependent DNA ligase, with protein MLYKELVDVYEKLTSTNSKLEKRDILSDFFLVVPDEILPFVTGLLAGYVFPKWTEKELGIGPKLLLKVISKITGITEEKVEEFVYSSGDFGEGIEKAIEQKKQQTFFDIKIEITYLMDLFEKVSAYGGKGSQDKKIKYLSELFSAASPIEARYLSKTILEQMRTGAAEGIIIDAISKFSGIPKKDVEKAYLLTNDLGLIALYSKKGVDELSKLDVTVGRPLKPMLAQIGGSIELALKDIDEPEMEVKYDGARIQVHKSGDTIKIFSRRLENITDALPEVLSELKQTLIPETIICEGEVVAYKDGKIAPFQYVLRRLRRKYQISELSEKIPLKLFLFDCLLIKKRSLIDLTLKERRDILVSSIKESELVKIAENKVSKDPLEIKDFYNKSINEGHEGIMIKDYSSQYQPGARGKKWLKIKRTLETLDLVIIGAEWGEGRRKKWLSSLLLGIRDEEGKFLTIGKVATGLSDELFTEITEQLTPLILEEKGKTVTIVPKIVVEVLYDEMQHSPKYESGFALRFPRVLRIRDDKDAYDSDTISRAFEIYEAQEKTF; from the coding sequence ATGCTCTACAAAGAGCTTGTCGATGTGTATGAAAAATTAACTTCAACTAACTCTAAACTTGAGAAGAGAGATATATTATCTGATTTCTTTTTAGTAGTACCTGATGAGATTTTACCTTTTGTTACGGGTCTACTGGCAGGATATGTTTTCCCCAAATGGACTGAAAAAGAACTGGGCATAGGTCCAAAACTTTTGTTGAAAGTTATATCTAAGATAACAGGGATAACTGAAGAAAAAGTTGAAGAATTTGTATACTCTTCGGGTGACTTTGGAGAAGGAATTGAAAAGGCCATAGAACAAAAAAAACAACAAACATTCTTTGACATTAAAATCGAAATAACATACCTAATGGATCTTTTTGAAAAAGTCTCTGCCTATGGGGGGAAGGGCTCTCAAGACAAAAAAATAAAGTATCTTTCCGAACTATTTTCAGCAGCGTCGCCAATTGAGGCGAGATACCTATCCAAGACAATTCTTGAGCAGATGAGAACTGGAGCTGCAGAAGGAATAATTATTGATGCAATATCGAAGTTTTCAGGAATTCCCAAAAAAGATGTTGAAAAAGCTTATTTGTTGACAAATGATTTAGGATTAATAGCGCTCTATTCTAAAAAGGGGGTAGACGAACTCTCTAAATTGGACGTGACAGTGGGAAGGCCCTTAAAACCAATGCTTGCTCAAATAGGAGGTTCTATTGAGTTAGCCCTTAAAGATATAGACGAGCCAGAAATGGAAGTTAAATATGATGGAGCCAGGATTCAAGTACACAAATCTGGAGATACAATAAAAATATTCTCCAGGCGTTTAGAAAATATTACTGATGCACTGCCTGAAGTATTGTCTGAGCTAAAACAGACGTTAATCCCTGAGACTATTATATGTGAAGGCGAGGTAGTCGCATACAAAGATGGAAAGATAGCTCCATTCCAATATGTTTTAAGAAGGCTCAGAAGAAAATACCAGATATCAGAGCTATCTGAAAAAATACCCTTGAAACTTTTTCTTTTTGATTGTCTTTTAATTAAAAAAAGGTCTCTAATCGATTTAACATTAAAAGAAAGAAGAGATATTTTAGTTTCCTCAATAAAAGAATCAGAACTTGTAAAAATTGCTGAAAATAAGGTATCAAAAGATCCTTTAGAGATTAAAGATTTCTATAATAAATCTATTAATGAAGGGCATGAAGGCATTATGATAAAAGACTATTCATCTCAGTACCAACCTGGAGCAAGAGGTAAAAAATGGCTTAAAATTAAACGCACCTTGGAAACACTGGATTTAGTTATAATAGGGGCTGAATGGGGGGAGGGACGAAGAAAAAAATGGCTTTCGTCTCTACTTCTTGGTATAAGGGATGAAGAAGGTAAATTTTTAACAATAGGGAAAGTGGCAACAGGGCTTTCAGATGAGCTTTTCACTGAGATCACTGAACAACTGACGCCATTGATTTTGGAAGAAAAAGGCAAAACAGTAACCATAGTTCCAAAAATTGTCGTTGAAGTTCTTTATGATGAAATGCAGCATTCCCCTAAATACGAAAGTGGATTTGCACTGAGATTTCCCCGGGTATTGAGAATAAGGGATGATAAAGACGCCTACGATTCTGATACTATATCCCGTGCATTTGAAATATATGAAGCTCAAGAGAAAACTTTTTAA
- a CDS encoding hydrogenase maturation protease, with product MNYLIKENLVLGCGNPLFGDDGFGPEFVRRIKDEKIENKFKNLAVIDCGSGISPFLNLINSSKHKIKNLYIIDCGDFKGKIGDVLILDGKEIASQDFIKSSHSMNVPHEINTFSSNVKLILVQGNVDPNSMDLEMNEEVRNAIDKVQNIIISFMEGAQ from the coding sequence ATGAATTACTTAATAAAAGAGAATCTTGTATTGGGTTGCGGTAATCCTCTTTTTGGTGATGACGGATTCGGACCAGAATTTGTTAGAAGAATCAAAGATGAAAAAATTGAAAATAAGTTTAAAAATCTCGCTGTGATAGATTGCGGTTCTGGCATATCGCCCTTTTTAAATCTAATCAATTCTTCAAAACACAAAATAAAAAATCTGTATATAATCGACTGTGGAGATTTCAAGGGAAAAATTGGGGATGTATTGATTTTGGATGGGAAAGAGATAGCTTCTCAAGATTTCATAAAATCTTCACATAGTATGAATGTTCCACACGAAATAAATACATTTTCTTCTAATGTCAAGTTAATATTAGTTCAGGGAAACGTAGATCCAAATAGCATGGACCTTGAGATGAATGAAGAAGTTCGGAATGCCATTGATAAAGTTCAAAATATTATTATTAGTTTTATGGAGGGAGCGCAGTGA
- a CDS encoding TATA-box-binding protein — translation MTVQNVVTSANLFNRIDLVKAASSLDNIEYEPEQFPGMVVRLDEPKTATLVFGSGKLVCTGAKSPEESRRAIFKIIEILRDYGTPMEKEPDIVVQNIVASGDLEMKLNLDDIILTLPNCEYEPEQFPGLIYRLKEPKVVLLLFGSGKVVCTGAKSEEDVIKAIERVKKSLIEEGLA, via the coding sequence ATGACGGTTCAAAATGTTGTTACTTCTGCTAACTTATTTAACAGAATTGACCTAGTTAAAGCCGCAAGTTCTTTAGATAACATAGAATATGAGCCAGAACAGTTTCCTGGGATGGTAGTCAGGCTCGATGAACCAAAGACCGCCACTTTAGTTTTCGGAAGTGGTAAACTTGTGTGTACAGGAGCTAAATCTCCAGAAGAATCTAGAAGAGCTATATTCAAAATAATTGAGATTTTGAGGGATTATGGCACTCCAATGGAAAAAGAACCAGATATTGTTGTACAGAATATCGTGGCGTCTGGCGATCTCGAAATGAAACTAAATCTTGACGATATTATCTTAACACTCCCAAATTGTGAATATGAACCTGAGCAGTTTCCGGGGCTAATCTATAGATTAAAGGAACCAAAAGTAGTTCTACTACTTTTTGGCAGTGGCAAAGTTGTATGCACGGGCGCAAAATCTGAGGAAGACGTTATTAAAGCAATTGAACGTGTTAAAAAATCTTTGATTGAAGAAGGTTTAGCCTAA